The DNA segment GCCTATgggtatattatatataatatacatacatgcatacatacatacatacatacacacggtGAAATGTTAACaatgtgttttgtaaataaagtttatcCACAGATCAATATCAAGATTATTTTAGCTTGTTCATTaagtttttctgttctgtttatgtgTAGGACATGGCATCAGAGGTGCAGGATATTCTGGCACTACAAGACCCAAACCTGGTGATCAGCAAAGCCTTCAAACTGTGTATTATACAGGGTGACTTGGCCACACTGAAGGAGGGTTGCTGGCTTAATGACAAGGTAAAAgttagaaaaataaattgacTATTTACTTGATATGCCTTGGTTTATTGGTAATAATGCATCACTACATTTTTGTAAAGAAAAGTGGGGGGAATAAAGGTTTGTCatcaatattttataaaaatttgtataaaaatgaataaattgattttttccccctcttctcTTTTCAAGGTTATCAACTTCTATTTGTCCTTGCTAATGAAAAGAAACAGTGATCAGCTGGGAGCCTTAAAGTCTTCTCTTACAGCACTTTTTTCTACCCAAAGCTTCAGAGTGGTGAAGGCCATGCAGCAGTGAAGAACTGGACAAAAACTCAGGACCTCTTTGTCTgatcttgtttttgttcctttGCACCTAGGCATGCATTGTGCTTTGGCTGTAAGTCATATATAAGTTGGGAtgcattgttttaatatttatgtttttgaaagtgtaaaacaattttttttttattttcagtttgtcTTTAACTTGCCTATATTGCTTCTAACCACCagggaatttattttaaatcccaGACCATACAGTGCTATGACTCAGAGACATGATGATATCTGTCATGTTGTGAGTGTCTTCTTATTTTTGCTGttatattaacctttgttctatgtttatgttctgtaatgctgctttgagacaatgtcaattgtaaaaagctctatacaaataaacctgaattgaattgaaatgttaTTCTGTGGCTTGATCATTCATCTTTGCATATCCAGATATccagatgttttatttaacagaaagTACCTCACAAAGGAGCACAGCGTCAAGAAAGGATGCATCTTGGAGGCTTCCAGATGGACCATCAGCCGAATGAGAACTTTTGTATGACACcatataatgaattatttggGTCTTCTCTGAATTAGGTGTCATTTTAAGACTAAATGTTCTGCTATTGTGTCTAGGCAATTCCTAAACAGTTGAATGGcaatgactgtggtgtttttacaAATATGCAGACTTCCTTTCTCAAGGAAAGCCATTCACATTCAGACAGGTACAACGGTGCTCCTGTTCACATTTAAtcctcaaacattttattatgctCCTTAttcatctgtctctttctctgtgagGTTTTGGGAGATAGTGATTCTGTAAGCCCTGAAGCAACCAGTCCTTCAAACATAATGAAACATCTTATGCTcttttttgtgtaaattaaaTTTAGTATGAAACTATGAATAATTGCAAGGGCTTTCTTCACAAGCAGTGGGCTGTGGAAAAGTACGAAGATGAAAAAAATCTGAGGTTAAACTGCAGATTTGTCTTGTGTGATAGAACTCATGATAGAATTGATGTAAGTAAGCTTATTGAAGTGAAATGGGAATACCATAAATGAATAGTATATTGGGAACATAGAatgatcaggacaggtatctgaagttaaAACActattaatgtaatttgacatgaaacacctgagatcaggacaggtatctgaagttataaccGTGTTAGtgtaatttgacatgaaacacctgagatcaggacaggtatctgaagttataacactattaatgtaatttgacacgAAACACCTGAGATGAGGAaaggtatctgaagttataactgtgttaatgtaatttgacaggcaacacctgagatcaggacaggtatctgaagttataacaCTGTCGGAACTTAGAAACCTCCTCCAAGCTGACATATCACAAGGGTGATTTATACTTATATCTATAACTGTGTTGTCACTTACTGTAACCAAGAATTTCTAGTAACTCTATAATCAGAATTGATGAAGTAATGATAAAACTcttcagacctggatgagaatgagcaaaaacttctttattgtagaCAATCAGCCATccattccattgagctcaagaaATCAAATCACTAAGTCAAAAAGGAACAAATGAAAGCTCAAAAAGAGCATTCACATGTAAAACAAAACCTCAAAGTATCAACAGAATGAAAAAGCTGCAGCACTTAAAAATAGGTTCACCGTCTGAACTGCCCCACGAAAAGAACTGCGTACTTCCCCATAAAAGtcccctcaatatataccctggtgctTCTAAGCACCTCCTTCTTTAGTTCTGTCTTTGTAAGCAAATTCCCATTATGTTTCGAGTTGTTCTCTGGGGCTCCGCCTGGTTATTTACATGTTTCTTCTGAAATCCCCTTATTTCCCCGAATTGCCTTATACGCCCTTTAGTGACTTCATATCCTGcctttctgaattccccttattTTCCAGAATCATCACCTGACCCTTACTCATGTGCCCaaatatggattttccttcttCCGTAGTTTCCTATTATTTTCGACCTTTTTcgtcattgttattaaaaaatgagcTCAAGAGAGCTTTACTTCCTCATTCTTATCACATTTATCGCTCAACCTTTCATGACAGACGTCTCGTGGATTAGTCCTCTTGTCAGCTATAATGAGTAAGTTCttatcatttctgtttcttgtttcttgTATTGACTATATGTCTTAAATgattatttgtatgtttaacTATTACAAGCTCTTACTTCTATTTggttatattttaatgtgttgCTATTGCTGCTAAGctttgctgttgctgttgtgtATATTACTAGAGTCCATAATGTTGGCTCTTTTAAGCTATGTTAAACTTTTCTGAACTTCACTCTGATCTCAGTCTGACCTTCAGACTGGGCTTGCTCATTGCATtctttaagccttagttccacTAATTCTTATCTGGGCTACTCCCTTTTCCCTTAGATTCTCAGCCTCAGGGTCAGCCAATTCGTCCTGGTCACACCATCTGGATTTCTCGGTCTACTCCCTATAGGAGGCCTGTTCCTGCTGAGGTCATGACCAGCTTTCGCCGCTATCAGCTGCGTCATCTTACTCAGGAGTTCTGCTCCTTCCTGGAACATCTATATTCCTCCCCACTTCCTGAGCAGCCTCTCTTGCTGTCTCACATTGTACAGACACCTCTGACACATACTTCTTCCACTCAAACCTCTCTGCCTCCCATCCTGGTGGACCAAAGGACACAAACTGATGGTTGTCCTCATGCTGAACCCTGTTGCCCTAGGCTGACAACTCCTGCCTCTCCTCCTCGTACATCCTCTCTCCCTGTTGCCTATATTCGCCCTTTGGCGGTTCTTACCTCTCCTTCTCGTCTCACATCTCCTCCTTTTGGCTACATTCACTCCCTTTCGTCCAGTGCAGCCTCCTCTCCCTCTTACTCTGAGCCTGGTTCCCCAGGCTTTGTTCCTTTCTCCCCTTCTCCTAGGCCTGGGTCCCCAGACTACACTCCTACCTCTCCCAGGCCTGATAGCTCTGGATCTCATTACTTTTACTAATTTTATCTGTAATAAACTCCTTCTCTCCCTTCTATAGTTTCTGAGTGgttcatgtgtttattatatcatttacatttaccttaTTATGACAACTGGGCTCTTATGCCCATATATCTTATGATACCAACCATAATAAGCCTTGATTATGCTTCCTTGGGGCGTCTCTAGTATATCAATCGATTTTTTCACAACATCACTCCCCCCTttgagactgtaaagtctcaaCAAAACCTGTGCTGCAAAATCAAATACTAGTGCTAGCCAAACCGAATACTAAAGCAAAAaccaaaaggaaaagaaaaataagcaaaaccaaaaacaaaatgaaaaacagaaaaaacagaaaaacagacatcaccaaaaacaaagtgaaaaacagacaaaacagtcatcactgcatcacactGCATCACTCCCTCCATACGACATCAccaaaaacaaagtgaaaaacagacaaaacagtcatcactgcatcacactGCATCACTCCCTCCATACGACATCAccaaaaacaaagtgaaaaacagacaaaacagtcatcactgcatcacactGCATCACTCCCTCCATACCACTCCCCCACATCCCCCACAACATCACTCCCACAACAAACAGAACAACAGTCCCGCCCCACCCCCCTGGAACGCACAACCCAGTATCAAACGGGTGAaccaggagtgagcgaaaaaccctctAAAGCCCAATGcgagggaaaattctcactctgcccgccCAGGGCGCGACAGTGAAACAGGTACCACCAGGAACACCGTTTGGGTTAGTTACAGTAATCATAGCACATGCATATTTAACAAATGtcccacgtgtgtgtgtgcgtgtgtgtgtgtgtgtgtgtgtatggatgtaagtgtgtgtctatatCCGCATTACCACCACCACCGGTGGTTCCGATGAACTGACCGAATCCATAGCGGTAGCGGGACCCTTATGCGCCGGCCTTCGCGCAGGGCAGCCCAAATGTCACGAAACCGATCGGCACAACAACAATCCTTGCCCGTGTCTGTCACCGCGTCCGAGGAGCCCCCTCTCCTTGACGTGGGCCCGGTCCATGAGTACATAAAGTCAGGCGTTCCAATCATGGGCGGAAACCCCTCCCGCACTGCCACAGTGTGGGACGTCCAGAGCCGGTATCCACAAAAGAACAAAGTGCAATACTGGCGTGTGGTAGTCTGCAGTATATGGGGGGAGAAAATGTAAGCGTGCCTGCGCTTATGTTTATAGGTTGCGGCTACACAGAAGGAACGGCGTATCTCATAGCTGTGTACTTGTAGTAGCAAGCCTTTGTCAAGGGTATATTCCCGTTTGTGATACTTGTGGATCCATAATCCCTCGGGAAGACACAAATCAGCGTTGTCAAGGATGAGTGGCACGGGGCATGAATCCTCCAGCAGGGTGTACCAGGTGTCAGAAGTTGGCGGTGGAGGGTATGTCAACCATGTGCGTCGCGGCGCATCGCCCAGGTCGAAACCCTCCCACTGGTAGTCAGACAGATCTATATCCACGTTCAGCTGATAGCATGTGAGACAGCAGTCATAGGGTGTGGTGCTGTCGACTCGGCAGGCGATGCCCCGCGGGGTGGGTTCCAGATGCCCACAGGTCCAGGGAGGTCGGATCGGGGTCCGTCGGGGAGGCACAGGCAGCATGTCCCtgcacacaacactcacagaaagacgcacatacacagacaacacaaacaagACAGGAGCAAGGGCCCCCCGTAACTCTTCGCTGAAACATATGTACATTATAGTCATGATTGTATCACAGAAGACTGTGCGTGTCCGACTACGGCCACCACCAGTAGTGGTTATGGTGTGACGCATACATCCACCGAGGCAAGGGGGCCTTTATGGAATGCTTATTCCGCAGCGAGTACCAAACGTCCGAAAAAGTCTGAGCATAATAGGTCTTTGGAAGGATGGCCACCACCTCCGAGTCACTGTTTTTCCGCAGGACAGGATGGAGCCAGGCAGGCTGCGGCGGAAGGCGTGCAAGGTCTTCCCTAGCTCCACCGGTATGGGTGGTCCAAAGGGGATATCCACAGAAGAGTAGGGTATAATACTGCCGAACCGTGCTTTGCTGTATATTGCGTGATATGAGGTACGCATGTCTCGTTCTTGGTCCATACAGTGATGCAACCGAAATGCATCGTCGAAGTTCATAGGAGTGAACACGCAGGACCAGTCTGTCCGTAAGCCAGTAATCCTCATCTGGTTGGTGCCACGATATCCACGACCCTTCTTCGAGCATGATGTCGGCGTGTGAGAGAATCAGGGGGACGGGGCGCGCGTCCTCTTGAAGAGTGATCCACTGGTCGTGCGAGACCAGGGGCGGGTATGACCTCCAGGTCCGTTGTGGCTCCCTTTCAAGTCTGAGGTACAGCCACCAGCGATACGCAGACAGGTCTATTTCCAGAGCCAGGCGTCGGCACGAGAAACAACAAGCGAAGTGGGGGACATTATATGTGTTGTAGAAGCGGTAGGCCACACCATCCAAATCTGAGTCAAGGTGGGCACACGAGTAGTGGCGGCGAGCTGGCCGGCGCGGAGGACGCCGGAACGGGAGACACTCCATTATTCTGTATACAGGGACATAGAAGACATGGACAGACAGGGACAGTAGACATAGAGTATTAGAGTACTACAGTGCGGGTTCGTGCTTGGGCGGTCAATCCTCGTTGCTGTGTTCATCCAACAACGGGAAAAGGTCTAGGTCTGCATCTGCCTCTATGACGTGCAGTTGCATGTACTGGCCAAAGAGAGAGTGAACTGTTTTATCAATTAAAGCTCGTAGCAAGGGTAACCCACAACAAGCGAGAAAGGTTATAACCAACAGTACTGTAAGAATTATCATGCCGATTCGCATCAGTCCCGCCATCCAATCTCCTGAAAGCAACCACTTGTACCAGGCAGGATCCGGGGCGCCTGAGTTCCGGACCATCTGATCCCGGTTCGCTTTCATACGGGTAAGCAGTGTAGACAAAGGCCCCAAGGGACCTGTGTGCAGGGGGACAACAGTGCAGCATTCTGAACCAATCATGTCACATACGCCCTGTTCTGGCCCTCGCATCTGGTCTATAGCAAATCGGTTTTCTACAGTCATCAGTGTTGTGGCGTGCAATTGTTCTGAGATGAGTCCCAAAGCGGCAATTGTGTGGTTAATGAAGCGCTGCTGATTGTACCACACATAATTTATCCACCTCATGTTCCTACGTGTTTGTACATGCGGTAACAGGACAGCCCACAGGGTTGAGGAGCTGTCCGAAAGCGCCCTGTGTTCTTCCGGGACGCCTACCGGCTCTCCTTTCCAGTCTATGTATATATGGGGATCGTCTGACCAAGCGGGGAGCACAGAAGAGTTGGTGTACTCCACATATTTCGACAGATCCCGCCTAGCCCGTGAGGTATGAGTGGGAGTTTGAGTCAGAAGATTTTCTAAGAGCGAGTCATTTAACGCCAGCACCGTTAAGCCCCCCTCTAGGATAACGGGGGCACACAGGCCGTGCCACATCCTGGGGAGCGTTTGGAGTGCTGTGCCATCCCCACAGTACCAAAAAATATCAGCCAGTGGCAGTGTGCCGAATCTAAGACTGGGGACTATCATTAATCCCGGGATGGCCTCCTCGCAACCGTACTCTGAGGTTTTACACGGTGGGAGCACATTTACTATCGGATGATGAGCATCTAGTGTGTCTTCGCAGGCTTTCTTAGGAAGGAAACCCACCCATACTGCTCCCTTCGAACGAACGCACAGAGGAAACCTTTGATTAGGTCGCACCCTAACTTTCATATCCGTTGGGACCGGCGAGGCAACTGGTTGGTGTGTGCATGATCTGCTGatgttgcccatccatttcGGCCCGTGAGTTCTGGCTGCTGATCCCAATAGGCAGAGTGCAGGGCACAAATGTGTATCATTATAGGGGGGTTTATCGCACTCCTCCACTCCCCTAACAGGCATTATATAGGGGAGCTGTTTCGATCTATCGTGACACACAATACACGTGCTGTTAGTAGCAACCTCGCGGGCCGAATCGATCAGCCATTGGCGGTATAGGTTCCCTCCGGCATCATCCGTTGTCATGTTATACTGGGCGATGCTGGTCGTCTTCACCAATTTCCTAACTTCCTCAAAGTCTTCTTTAAGGGTGAAGTTACGGGTACCACACTGGCCACTCGTCCCTTTACCGGTACATGTGGCCCAAAAGTCTATACTAGCCTGACGAAACTGAAAACCAGGACTCCATGCCGGGACATAGATTTGAGCTTTGTATAACTCAAGACGAGTAGTTTTTTGCGACGCGGAGGGATAAATGGCTGGGGCAGAAAGGCTATAGTACCataatggatggatgtattTGCAATAGGCTCCGTCCTTGCCTTTCGCAGGATGCCCAGTGACAATGACGCTAGTTATTGGGTCTGTTGTTGCTTCCCCTGCTCGCTTAAGGCGAATTTCCAGGGTCAACGTGTAATCAGTCGATGATTGATTAGTGGCCCACTCTATCGGGTCAAGAACCGATGCCGGGAAGGGGCCCGTGTAGTCAAAGGAGTACATTACAAAATAGACCGTACCATTGTGTATTCGTTTCTGTATGCTAGCTTCAGCAAATAGCCCCAACGCGCATCTCATGTGCCCTACCATGGCCGTTTCGGCTATGCTTGCATTAACTCCTGTCAGTACTGGGTTGGGCCCTTTCCCTTGAAAGACAGATCGTCCGTCAATGCTGGCAGAACCTACACCTGCATCCCTTTTATGCCGAATCCCTGTCTCTGAGCCGTTATATAATATCTTATCACTGCGGGTGTGATTGGTCCCCAATGGTAAATCGTAAGCCTGAATACATGTCACTAAGAACCCTACTGCTATTGCCACATTAAGGCACAGTCCTATCGCGCATGCTGCGTAGAAGAGTTGTGTCGTTAGTTCAGTGTCGTTTTTCCTACTAGTTCTATTAAATTTATCTGGTGACCTTTTTGGTGCGGCGATGCCTCGGGGCGGGGATATCTGCACCATGGCGTGTAGGGGCTCCGTCCACTCACTAGTAGTTCAGTGTGGACCGGAGTTCGTCAAGGTTTATGGTACTAAATGGTCCTGGGGGTACGTCTGGGCTTGCCACGTGTAAGTGGTCTGTGTGTACGTCGTCTAACGAGGTGTCTGAGCTCCCCGCTGGGCCTGTATAAACTCTTGGGGGCACGTTGACTAGGTTATCCACGGGACCTGCAGGTGGACTCGCTGTGTCTTTTGATGATGAGCCGTCTGTGGTTTCCTGTTGTGTGCGTGCCCTGATTCTGGCGCGCGTCCCTGCAGCTGGACCTGTCACTGGCGTAGGACCATAAGGGTCATGCTCATCGTCGTCGTCGGAGAGGGGTTGCCCCTCAAGAGACCATAAGGACTGCCAATCTTTTCCTGTCCTTGAAGTAGGCGTCTGTTCCGCTAACTGTTGTCCAGTCCTAGACGTCGATGGTTGCTCTTGATCAATTGGTTGTTGTCCTTTTGACTTGGAAGGTTTCTTTGCAGGCTTTTTCCCGGACGATGATTGCTGCGTCTGCGGTTGTTGTTCTGTGTCTGAGGTTGCGGCGTCTTCCTCTGTGTCTGCTTGGGCTGCTGCACGACAACAATGATTGAGGTGATACCAATATTCCTTACCTTCAACCTTGACTGCAGTGGGGGTAGCTAACACTACTTTGAACGGTCCTTCTCTCCTCGGTTCCTtccaatgttttcttttaaacactctGATGTACACGTAATCTCCTGGCTCTACCTGGTTCAGTGGCTCTTTTGCTGGTGCTCCGTGTGTTGCCGCACCCACCTGAGGATACAAGAGTCTGTGTATTTGGGTTAAGTGCTTTACATAACTTGACATTTCGCCTTCCATTTGCTCTAGCGATGGGCCCTTGTAGGGTCCTCGCGTATACGCCACAGGCATTGGCCTGCCGGTGAGCATCTCATGAGGTGTCAAATGTGTGATACGGTTTGTCTGTGAGCGCATTTTCATCAGAGCTAGTGGCAACGCTTGGACCCAGTTTAAGTTTGTACTATGGCATATTTTGGCGATTTTCTCTTTCAGTGTACCGTTCGCTCTTTCTACTTTGCCTTGGGAGCTGGGATGGTACACACATCCCAACTTTTGTTTGATGCACAACGCCTGTGCCAGGGACTTGATCACTTTGTTTACAAAGTGAGGTCCATTGTCTGAGCTTAGTAAATCTGGGATACCGAACCTAGGGATTACCTCCCTACACAGGAACTTAGCCACTGTCTTGGCGTCATTTCTGGCGCAGGCCACTGCCTCAACCCATCTACTAAATACATCAATCACCACGAGGATATACTGTTTCCCTTCCGCCTTTTCGGCCATATCCACAAAGTCCATCATTAAGTGTCTAAACGGGCCT comes from the Tachysurus fulvidraco isolate hzauxx_2018 chromosome 17, HZAU_PFXX_2.0, whole genome shotgun sequence genome and includes:
- the LOC113658064 gene encoding DNA-directed RNA polymerase II subunit RPB1-like: MNSQPQGQPIRPGHTIWISRSTPYRRPVPAEVMTSFRRYQLRHLTQEFCSFLEHLYSSPLPEQPLLLSHIVQTPLTHTSSTQTSLPPILVDQRTQTDGCPHAEPCCPRLTTPASPPRTSSLPVAYIRPLAVLTSPSRLTSPPFGYIHSLSSSAASSPSYSEPGSPGFVPFSPSPRPGSPDYTPTSPRPDSSGSHYFY